From a region of the Chrysemys picta bellii isolate R12L10 chromosome 7, ASM1138683v2, whole genome shotgun sequence genome:
- the TSEN2 gene encoding tRNA-splicing endonuclease subunit Sen2 isoform X4: MRARRSRRPREAGLKSKRSRGSLAPLAAYHCLGKGYYWKMAEAVFHAPRRKRRVFESYDSPFPIPASQEDICGNDFKLYQAEIINNNVIVRNPKDIEQLYSKGYFGKGILSRSRPEYNISDPLLVAKWQDAKINMPILSSKKYQCHLEWAKSLMQEQGLDDCSVNKILENYTKPFDLPFMKGEGEVAQNDDSCCRMAAEMENVEDGMKLSRDSAINNGDSAAPNVKCHNMSVDCKKASLEGDSAYNDPLANYGSEELYPLDTKAIVKVHCQKHDDFIVHCGCKAEDYTNQVFHNLAKGKEYAYEYVLVQEEESKLCHEDEAANDKSNLIKREKLVCRRNPFRIFEYLQLSLEEEPLTILKLWEVFSEVQPNFRTTYMAYHFFRSKGWVPKVGLKYGTDLLLYRKGPPFYHASYSVIAELVNDNFVGSLCRPLNWMSLSGLNRTTVNVSKELMLCYLIKPCDMTEKEMSSPDCLKRIKVQELIVNRWVSSRERSEQDEL, from the exons ATGCGCGCGAGAAGAAGCCGGCGCCCGAGAGAGGCTGGTCTTAAGTCTAAGAGGTCGCGTGGCTCCCTCGCGCCGCTAGCCG CTTATCATTGTTTAGGGAAAGGTTACTATTGGAAAATGGCAGAAGCAGTTTTCCATGCCccaagaaggaaaagaagagtgTTTGAGTCATATGATTCTCCATTCCCTATTCCTGCCTCCCAGGAAGACATCTGTGGAAATGATTTCAAGTTATACCAGGCTGAAATTATTAACAACAATGTAATTGTGAGGAACCCCAAAGATATAGAACAGCTGTATAGCAAG GGCTATTTTGGAAAAGGTATTCTTTCGAGAAGCAGACCAGAATACAATATTTCAGACCCTTTATTGGTTGCTAAGTGGCAAG ATGCCAAGATAAACATGCCCATACTCTCATCAAAAAA GTACCAGTGTCATCTAGAATGGGCTAAAAGCCTTATGCAAGAACAAGGACTTGATGACTGCTCCGTTAACAAAATTCTTGAAAATTATACTAAGCCATTTGATCTGCCTTTTATGAAAGGGGAAGGAGAAGTTGCACAAAATGATGACTCTTGCTGCAGAATGGCTGCAGAAATGGAAAACGTAGAAGATGGAATGAAACTTTCAAGAGATTCTGCCATAAATAATGGAGATTCAGCAGCACCAAATGTTAAATGTCATAACATGAGTGTAGACTGCAAGAAAGCTTCTTTGGAAGGTGATTCAGCTTACAATGATCCACTAGCCAACTATGGCTCTGAGGAACTGTATCCATTGGACACTAAAGCTATAGTTAAAGTACATTGCCAAAAACATGACGATTTTATTGTGCACTGTGGCTGCAAGGCCGAAGATTATACCAACCAAGTATTTCATAACTTGGCCAAAGGGAAAGAATATGCTTATGAGTATGTATTGGTGCAGGAAGAAGAAAGCAAATTGTGTCATGAAGATGAAGCAGCAAATGATAAATCAAAT ttAATCAAAAGGGAAAAATTAGTATGCAGAAGAAATCCATTTAGGATTTTTGAATATTTGCAACTCAGTCTGGAGGAG GAACCTTTAACTATTTTGAAGCTATGGGAAGTTTTTAGTGAAGTGCAACCTAATTTTAGAACTACATACATGGCGTATCACTTCTTCCGAAGTAAGGGATGGGTCCCCAAAGTAGGACTGAAGTATGGAACCGATCTCT TGCTATATCGAAAAGGTCCCCCCTTTTACCATGCAAG TTACTCAGTCATTGCTGAACTGGTTAATGACAACTTTGTAGGGTCACTGTGCAGACCGCTCAACTGGATGTCTTTGTCTGGCTTGAACAGAACAACAGTGAATGTTTCTAAG GAACTTATGTTATGCTATTTGATTAAACCGTGTGATATGACTGAGAAAGAAATGTCATCACCAGACTGTCTAAAAAGAATTAAAGTTCAA GAACTGATTGTAAATCGTTGGGTCTCTTCCCGAGAGCGCAGTGAACAAGATGAACTATAA
- the TSEN2 gene encoding tRNA-splicing endonuclease subunit Sen2 isoform X2, giving the protein MRARRSRRPREAGLKSKRSRGSLAPLAAYHCLGKGYYWKMAEAVFHAPRRKRRVFESYDSPFPIPASQEDICGNDFKLYQAEIINNNVIVRNPKDIEQLYSKGYFGKGILSRSRPEYNISDPLLVAKWQDAKINMPILSSKKYQCHLEWAKSLMQEQGLDDCSVNKILENYTKPFDLPFMKGEGEVAQNDDSCCRMAAEMENVEDGMKLSRDSAINNGDSAAPNVKCHNMSVDCKKASLEGDSAYNDPLANYGSEELYPLDTKAIVKVHCQKHDDFIVHCGCKAEDYTNQVFHNLAKGKEYAYEYVLVQEEESKLCHEDEAANDKSNLIKREKLVCRRNPFRIFEYLQLSLEEAFFLVYALGCLSIYYNEEPLTILKLWEVFSEVQPNFRTTYMAYHFFRSKGWVPKVGLKYGTDLLLYRKGPPFYHASYSVIAELVNDNFVGSLCRPLNWMSLSGLNRTTVNVSKELMLCYLIKPCDMTEKEMSSPDCLKRIKVQELIVNRWVSSRERSEQDEL; this is encoded by the exons ATGCGCGCGAGAAGAAGCCGGCGCCCGAGAGAGGCTGGTCTTAAGTCTAAGAGGTCGCGTGGCTCCCTCGCGCCGCTAGCCG CTTATCATTGTTTAGGGAAAGGTTACTATTGGAAAATGGCAGAAGCAGTTTTCCATGCCccaagaaggaaaagaagagtgTTTGAGTCATATGATTCTCCATTCCCTATTCCTGCCTCCCAGGAAGACATCTGTGGAAATGATTTCAAGTTATACCAGGCTGAAATTATTAACAACAATGTAATTGTGAGGAACCCCAAAGATATAGAACAGCTGTATAGCAAG GGCTATTTTGGAAAAGGTATTCTTTCGAGAAGCAGACCAGAATACAATATTTCAGACCCTTTATTGGTTGCTAAGTGGCAAG ATGCCAAGATAAACATGCCCATACTCTCATCAAAAAA GTACCAGTGTCATCTAGAATGGGCTAAAAGCCTTATGCAAGAACAAGGACTTGATGACTGCTCCGTTAACAAAATTCTTGAAAATTATACTAAGCCATTTGATCTGCCTTTTATGAAAGGGGAAGGAGAAGTTGCACAAAATGATGACTCTTGCTGCAGAATGGCTGCAGAAATGGAAAACGTAGAAGATGGAATGAAACTTTCAAGAGATTCTGCCATAAATAATGGAGATTCAGCAGCACCAAATGTTAAATGTCATAACATGAGTGTAGACTGCAAGAAAGCTTCTTTGGAAGGTGATTCAGCTTACAATGATCCACTAGCCAACTATGGCTCTGAGGAACTGTATCCATTGGACACTAAAGCTATAGTTAAAGTACATTGCCAAAAACATGACGATTTTATTGTGCACTGTGGCTGCAAGGCCGAAGATTATACCAACCAAGTATTTCATAACTTGGCCAAAGGGAAAGAATATGCTTATGAGTATGTATTGGTGCAGGAAGAAGAAAGCAAATTGTGTCATGAAGATGAAGCAGCAAATGATAAATCAAAT ttAATCAAAAGGGAAAAATTAGTATGCAGAAGAAATCCATTTAGGATTTTTGAATATTTGCAACTCAGTCTGGAGGAG GCATTTTTCTTGGTCTATGCTCTAGGATGTTTGAGTATTTATTATAACGAG GAACCTTTAACTATTTTGAAGCTATGGGAAGTTTTTAGTGAAGTGCAACCTAATTTTAGAACTACATACATGGCGTATCACTTCTTCCGAAGTAAGGGATGGGTCCCCAAAGTAGGACTGAAGTATGGAACCGATCTCT TGCTATATCGAAAAGGTCCCCCCTTTTACCATGCAAG TTACTCAGTCATTGCTGAACTGGTTAATGACAACTTTGTAGGGTCACTGTGCAGACCGCTCAACTGGATGTCTTTGTCTGGCTTGAACAGAACAACAGTGAATGTTTCTAAG GAACTTATGTTATGCTATTTGATTAAACCGTGTGATATGACTGAGAAAGAAATGTCATCACCAGACTGTCTAAAAAGAATTAAAGTTCAA GAACTGATTGTAAATCGTTGGGTCTCTTCCCGAGAGCGCAGTGAACAAGATGAACTATAA
- the TSEN2 gene encoding tRNA-splicing endonuclease subunit Sen2 isoform X6, whose translation MAEAVFHAPRRKRRVFESYDSPFPIPASQEDICGNDFKLYQAEIINNNVIVRNPKDIEQLYSKGYFGKGILSRSRPEYNISDPLLVAKWQDAKINMPILSSKKYQCHLEWAKSLMQEQGLDDCSVNKILENYTKPFDLPFMKGEGEVAQNDDSCCRMAAEMENVEDGMKLSRDSAINNGDSAAPNVKCHNMSVDCKKASLEGDSAYNDPLANYGSEELYPLDTKAIVKVHCQKHDDFIVHCGCKAEDYTNQVFHNLAKGKEYAYEYVLVQEEESKLCHEDEAANDKSNLIKREKLVCRRNPFRIFEYLQLSLEEAFFLVYALGCLSIYYNEEPLTILKLWEVFSEVQPNFRTTYMAYHFFRSKGWVPKVGLKYGTDLLLYRKGPPFYHASYSVIAELVNDNFVGSLCRPLNWMSLSGLNRTTVNVSKELMLCYLIKPCDMTEKEMSSPDCLKRIKVQELIVNRWVSSRERSEQDEL comes from the exons ATGGCAGAAGCAGTTTTCCATGCCccaagaaggaaaagaagagtgTTTGAGTCATATGATTCTCCATTCCCTATTCCTGCCTCCCAGGAAGACATCTGTGGAAATGATTTCAAGTTATACCAGGCTGAAATTATTAACAACAATGTAATTGTGAGGAACCCCAAAGATATAGAACAGCTGTATAGCAAG GGCTATTTTGGAAAAGGTATTCTTTCGAGAAGCAGACCAGAATACAATATTTCAGACCCTTTATTGGTTGCTAAGTGGCAAG ATGCCAAGATAAACATGCCCATACTCTCATCAAAAAA GTACCAGTGTCATCTAGAATGGGCTAAAAGCCTTATGCAAGAACAAGGACTTGATGACTGCTCCGTTAACAAAATTCTTGAAAATTATACTAAGCCATTTGATCTGCCTTTTATGAAAGGGGAAGGAGAAGTTGCACAAAATGATGACTCTTGCTGCAGAATGGCTGCAGAAATGGAAAACGTAGAAGATGGAATGAAACTTTCAAGAGATTCTGCCATAAATAATGGAGATTCAGCAGCACCAAATGTTAAATGTCATAACATGAGTGTAGACTGCAAGAAAGCTTCTTTGGAAGGTGATTCAGCTTACAATGATCCACTAGCCAACTATGGCTCTGAGGAACTGTATCCATTGGACACTAAAGCTATAGTTAAAGTACATTGCCAAAAACATGACGATTTTATTGTGCACTGTGGCTGCAAGGCCGAAGATTATACCAACCAAGTATTTCATAACTTGGCCAAAGGGAAAGAATATGCTTATGAGTATGTATTGGTGCAGGAAGAAGAAAGCAAATTGTGTCATGAAGATGAAGCAGCAAATGATAAATCAAAT ttAATCAAAAGGGAAAAATTAGTATGCAGAAGAAATCCATTTAGGATTTTTGAATATTTGCAACTCAGTCTGGAGGAG GCATTTTTCTTGGTCTATGCTCTAGGATGTTTGAGTATTTATTATAACGAG GAACCTTTAACTATTTTGAAGCTATGGGAAGTTTTTAGTGAAGTGCAACCTAATTTTAGAACTACATACATGGCGTATCACTTCTTCCGAAGTAAGGGATGGGTCCCCAAAGTAGGACTGAAGTATGGAACCGATCTCT TGCTATATCGAAAAGGTCCCCCCTTTTACCATGCAAG TTACTCAGTCATTGCTGAACTGGTTAATGACAACTTTGTAGGGTCACTGTGCAGACCGCTCAACTGGATGTCTTTGTCTGGCTTGAACAGAACAACAGTGAATGTTTCTAAG GAACTTATGTTATGCTATTTGATTAAACCGTGTGATATGACTGAGAAAGAAATGTCATCACCAGACTGTCTAAAAAGAATTAAAGTTCAA GAACTGATTGTAAATCGTTGGGTCTCTTCCCGAGAGCGCAGTGAACAAGATGAACTATAA
- the TSEN2 gene encoding tRNA-splicing endonuclease subunit Sen2 isoform X5, with protein MLYWICGAYHCLGKGYYWKMAEAVFHAPRRKRRVFESYDSPFPIPASQEDICGNDFKLYQAEIINNNVIVRNPKDIEQLYSKGYFGKGILSRSRPEYNISDPLLVAKWQDAKINMPILSSKKYQCHLEWAKSLMQEQGLDDCSVNKILENYTKPFDLPFMKGEGEVAQNDDSCCRMAAEMENVEDGMKLSRDSAINNGDSAAPNVKCHNMSVDCKKASLEGDSAYNDPLANYGSEELYPLDTKAIVKVHCQKHDDFIVHCGCKAEDYTNQVFHNLAKGKEYAYEYVLVQEEESKLCHEDEAANDKSNLIKREKLVCRRNPFRIFEYLQLSLEEAFFLVYALGCLSIYYNEEPLTILKLWEVFSEVQPNFRTTYMAYHFFRSKGWVPKVGLKYGTDLLLYRKGPPFYHASYSVIAELVNDNFVGSLCRPLNWMSLSGLNRTTVNVSKELMLCYLIKPCDMTEKEMSSPDCLKRIKVQELIVNRWVSSRERSEQDEL; from the exons CTTATCATTGTTTAGGGAAAGGTTACTATTGGAAAATGGCAGAAGCAGTTTTCCATGCCccaagaaggaaaagaagagtgTTTGAGTCATATGATTCTCCATTCCCTATTCCTGCCTCCCAGGAAGACATCTGTGGAAATGATTTCAAGTTATACCAGGCTGAAATTATTAACAACAATGTAATTGTGAGGAACCCCAAAGATATAGAACAGCTGTATAGCAAG GGCTATTTTGGAAAAGGTATTCTTTCGAGAAGCAGACCAGAATACAATATTTCAGACCCTTTATTGGTTGCTAAGTGGCAAG ATGCCAAGATAAACATGCCCATACTCTCATCAAAAAA GTACCAGTGTCATCTAGAATGGGCTAAAAGCCTTATGCAAGAACAAGGACTTGATGACTGCTCCGTTAACAAAATTCTTGAAAATTATACTAAGCCATTTGATCTGCCTTTTATGAAAGGGGAAGGAGAAGTTGCACAAAATGATGACTCTTGCTGCAGAATGGCTGCAGAAATGGAAAACGTAGAAGATGGAATGAAACTTTCAAGAGATTCTGCCATAAATAATGGAGATTCAGCAGCACCAAATGTTAAATGTCATAACATGAGTGTAGACTGCAAGAAAGCTTCTTTGGAAGGTGATTCAGCTTACAATGATCCACTAGCCAACTATGGCTCTGAGGAACTGTATCCATTGGACACTAAAGCTATAGTTAAAGTACATTGCCAAAAACATGACGATTTTATTGTGCACTGTGGCTGCAAGGCCGAAGATTATACCAACCAAGTATTTCATAACTTGGCCAAAGGGAAAGAATATGCTTATGAGTATGTATTGGTGCAGGAAGAAGAAAGCAAATTGTGTCATGAAGATGAAGCAGCAAATGATAAATCAAAT ttAATCAAAAGGGAAAAATTAGTATGCAGAAGAAATCCATTTAGGATTTTTGAATATTTGCAACTCAGTCTGGAGGAG GCATTTTTCTTGGTCTATGCTCTAGGATGTTTGAGTATTTATTATAACGAG GAACCTTTAACTATTTTGAAGCTATGGGAAGTTTTTAGTGAAGTGCAACCTAATTTTAGAACTACATACATGGCGTATCACTTCTTCCGAAGTAAGGGATGGGTCCCCAAAGTAGGACTGAAGTATGGAACCGATCTCT TGCTATATCGAAAAGGTCCCCCCTTTTACCATGCAAG TTACTCAGTCATTGCTGAACTGGTTAATGACAACTTTGTAGGGTCACTGTGCAGACCGCTCAACTGGATGTCTTTGTCTGGCTTGAACAGAACAACAGTGAATGTTTCTAAG GAACTTATGTTATGCTATTTGATTAAACCGTGTGATATGACTGAGAAAGAAATGTCATCACCAGACTGTCTAAAAAGAATTAAAGTTCAA GAACTGATTGTAAATCGTTGGGTCTCTTCCCGAGAGCGCAGTGAACAAGATGAACTATAA
- the TSEN2 gene encoding tRNA-splicing endonuclease subunit Sen2 isoform X3 — MAEAVFHAPRRKRRVFESYDSPFPIPASQEDICGNDFKLYQAEIINNNVIVRNPKDIEQLYSKGYFGKGILSRSRPEYNISDPLLVAKWQDAKINMPILSSKKYQCHLEWAKSLMQEQGLDDCSVNKILENYTKPFDLPFMKGEGEVAQNDDSCCRMAAEMENVEDGMKLSRDSAINNGDSAAPNVKCHNMSVDCKKASLEGDSAYNDPLANYGSEELYPLDTKAIVKVHCQKHDDFIVHCGCKAEDYTNQVFHNLAKGKEYAYEYVLVQEEESKLCHEDEAANDKSNLIKREKLVCRRNPFRIFEYLQLSLEEAFFLVYALGCLSIYYNEQQNTDKQVPSVEESLCVELVGEIQEKRGVWEEEPLTILKLWEVFSEVQPNFRTTYMAYHFFRSKGWVPKVGLKYGTDLLLYRKGPPFYHASYSVIAELVNDNFVGSLCRPLNWMSLSGLNRTTVNVSKELMLCYLIKPCDMTEKEMSSPDCLKRIKVQELIVNRWVSSRERSEQDEL, encoded by the exons ATGGCAGAAGCAGTTTTCCATGCCccaagaaggaaaagaagagtgTTTGAGTCATATGATTCTCCATTCCCTATTCCTGCCTCCCAGGAAGACATCTGTGGAAATGATTTCAAGTTATACCAGGCTGAAATTATTAACAACAATGTAATTGTGAGGAACCCCAAAGATATAGAACAGCTGTATAGCAAG GGCTATTTTGGAAAAGGTATTCTTTCGAGAAGCAGACCAGAATACAATATTTCAGACCCTTTATTGGTTGCTAAGTGGCAAG ATGCCAAGATAAACATGCCCATACTCTCATCAAAAAA GTACCAGTGTCATCTAGAATGGGCTAAAAGCCTTATGCAAGAACAAGGACTTGATGACTGCTCCGTTAACAAAATTCTTGAAAATTATACTAAGCCATTTGATCTGCCTTTTATGAAAGGGGAAGGAGAAGTTGCACAAAATGATGACTCTTGCTGCAGAATGGCTGCAGAAATGGAAAACGTAGAAGATGGAATGAAACTTTCAAGAGATTCTGCCATAAATAATGGAGATTCAGCAGCACCAAATGTTAAATGTCATAACATGAGTGTAGACTGCAAGAAAGCTTCTTTGGAAGGTGATTCAGCTTACAATGATCCACTAGCCAACTATGGCTCTGAGGAACTGTATCCATTGGACACTAAAGCTATAGTTAAAGTACATTGCCAAAAACATGACGATTTTATTGTGCACTGTGGCTGCAAGGCCGAAGATTATACCAACCAAGTATTTCATAACTTGGCCAAAGGGAAAGAATATGCTTATGAGTATGTATTGGTGCAGGAAGAAGAAAGCAAATTGTGTCATGAAGATGAAGCAGCAAATGATAAATCAAAT ttAATCAAAAGGGAAAAATTAGTATGCAGAAGAAATCCATTTAGGATTTTTGAATATTTGCAACTCAGTCTGGAGGAG GCATTTTTCTTGGTCTATGCTCTAGGATGTTTGAGTATTTATTATAACGAG CAACAAAATACAGATAAACAGGTACCTTCTGTGGAAGAAAGTTTGTGtgtggagttggtgggagaaataCAAGAGAAAAGAGGTGTGTGGGAAGAA GAACCTTTAACTATTTTGAAGCTATGGGAAGTTTTTAGTGAAGTGCAACCTAATTTTAGAACTACATACATGGCGTATCACTTCTTCCGAAGTAAGGGATGGGTCCCCAAAGTAGGACTGAAGTATGGAACCGATCTCT TGCTATATCGAAAAGGTCCCCCCTTTTACCATGCAAG TTACTCAGTCATTGCTGAACTGGTTAATGACAACTTTGTAGGGTCACTGTGCAGACCGCTCAACTGGATGTCTTTGTCTGGCTTGAACAGAACAACAGTGAATGTTTCTAAG GAACTTATGTTATGCTATTTGATTAAACCGTGTGATATGACTGAGAAAGAAATGTCATCACCAGACTGTCTAAAAAGAATTAAAGTTCAA GAACTGATTGTAAATCGTTGGGTCTCTTCCCGAGAGCGCAGTGAACAAGATGAACTATAA
- the TSEN2 gene encoding tRNA-splicing endonuclease subunit Sen2 isoform X1, producing the protein MRARRSRRPREAGLKSKRSRGSLAPLAAYHCLGKGYYWKMAEAVFHAPRRKRRVFESYDSPFPIPASQEDICGNDFKLYQAEIINNNVIVRNPKDIEQLYSKGYFGKGILSRSRPEYNISDPLLVAKWQDAKINMPILSSKKYQCHLEWAKSLMQEQGLDDCSVNKILENYTKPFDLPFMKGEGEVAQNDDSCCRMAAEMENVEDGMKLSRDSAINNGDSAAPNVKCHNMSVDCKKASLEGDSAYNDPLANYGSEELYPLDTKAIVKVHCQKHDDFIVHCGCKAEDYTNQVFHNLAKGKEYAYEYVLVQEEESKLCHEDEAANDKSNLIKREKLVCRRNPFRIFEYLQLSLEEAFFLVYALGCLSIYYNEQQNTDKQVPSVEESLCVELVGEIQEKRGVWEEEPLTILKLWEVFSEVQPNFRTTYMAYHFFRSKGWVPKVGLKYGTDLLLYRKGPPFYHASYSVIAELVNDNFVGSLCRPLNWMSLSGLNRTTVNVSKELMLCYLIKPCDMTEKEMSSPDCLKRIKVQELIVNRWVSSRERSEQDEL; encoded by the exons ATGCGCGCGAGAAGAAGCCGGCGCCCGAGAGAGGCTGGTCTTAAGTCTAAGAGGTCGCGTGGCTCCCTCGCGCCGCTAGCCG CTTATCATTGTTTAGGGAAAGGTTACTATTGGAAAATGGCAGAAGCAGTTTTCCATGCCccaagaaggaaaagaagagtgTTTGAGTCATATGATTCTCCATTCCCTATTCCTGCCTCCCAGGAAGACATCTGTGGAAATGATTTCAAGTTATACCAGGCTGAAATTATTAACAACAATGTAATTGTGAGGAACCCCAAAGATATAGAACAGCTGTATAGCAAG GGCTATTTTGGAAAAGGTATTCTTTCGAGAAGCAGACCAGAATACAATATTTCAGACCCTTTATTGGTTGCTAAGTGGCAAG ATGCCAAGATAAACATGCCCATACTCTCATCAAAAAA GTACCAGTGTCATCTAGAATGGGCTAAAAGCCTTATGCAAGAACAAGGACTTGATGACTGCTCCGTTAACAAAATTCTTGAAAATTATACTAAGCCATTTGATCTGCCTTTTATGAAAGGGGAAGGAGAAGTTGCACAAAATGATGACTCTTGCTGCAGAATGGCTGCAGAAATGGAAAACGTAGAAGATGGAATGAAACTTTCAAGAGATTCTGCCATAAATAATGGAGATTCAGCAGCACCAAATGTTAAATGTCATAACATGAGTGTAGACTGCAAGAAAGCTTCTTTGGAAGGTGATTCAGCTTACAATGATCCACTAGCCAACTATGGCTCTGAGGAACTGTATCCATTGGACACTAAAGCTATAGTTAAAGTACATTGCCAAAAACATGACGATTTTATTGTGCACTGTGGCTGCAAGGCCGAAGATTATACCAACCAAGTATTTCATAACTTGGCCAAAGGGAAAGAATATGCTTATGAGTATGTATTGGTGCAGGAAGAAGAAAGCAAATTGTGTCATGAAGATGAAGCAGCAAATGATAAATCAAAT ttAATCAAAAGGGAAAAATTAGTATGCAGAAGAAATCCATTTAGGATTTTTGAATATTTGCAACTCAGTCTGGAGGAG GCATTTTTCTTGGTCTATGCTCTAGGATGTTTGAGTATTTATTATAACGAG CAACAAAATACAGATAAACAGGTACCTTCTGTGGAAGAAAGTTTGTGtgtggagttggtgggagaaataCAAGAGAAAAGAGGTGTGTGGGAAGAA GAACCTTTAACTATTTTGAAGCTATGGGAAGTTTTTAGTGAAGTGCAACCTAATTTTAGAACTACATACATGGCGTATCACTTCTTCCGAAGTAAGGGATGGGTCCCCAAAGTAGGACTGAAGTATGGAACCGATCTCT TGCTATATCGAAAAGGTCCCCCCTTTTACCATGCAAG TTACTCAGTCATTGCTGAACTGGTTAATGACAACTTTGTAGGGTCACTGTGCAGACCGCTCAACTGGATGTCTTTGTCTGGCTTGAACAGAACAACAGTGAATGTTTCTAAG GAACTTATGTTATGCTATTTGATTAAACCGTGTGATATGACTGAGAAAGAAATGTCATCACCAGACTGTCTAAAAAGAATTAAAGTTCAA GAACTGATTGTAAATCGTTGGGTCTCTTCCCGAGAGCGCAGTGAACAAGATGAACTATAA